Proteins from one Impatiens glandulifera chromosome 2, dImpGla2.1, whole genome shotgun sequence genomic window:
- the LOC124927194 gene encoding putative UDP-glucuronate:xylan alpha-glucuronosyltransferase 5, which translates to MENDDEADKLRLLTQTVDVQFDRVNEKIVWKDLFPEWINEDETFKTSSCPEIPLSIVNLTGLDVVIARVPCGGGGGSDVEDGAEVKDVFRLQLNLIVADLMVRNGWQDQKQRRKDVYAVFVGSCGGGGGAMWEIFRCEDLLWHEGDVWVYKPDLWRLKEKLTMPVGSCQLAPPYNSKTSERFIFYSLFKEKTRRLESSGHRRREAYVTVLHSSESYVCGAIALAHSIRRSNSTKDLVLLADDSISPVSLLGLRRVGWKIKRIQRIKSPHAEKGAYNEWNYSKLRIWELIHYDKIIFIDSDFLVLENLDSFFDYPELSAVGNSRDIFNSGVMLVEPSICKFKKLMEIKDLVGSYNGGDQGFLNQIIVWWHRWPTRLNFLKAFPLEMGDEIHEKLPLRVSALHYLGWKPWMCYRDYDCNWDMEGRRMFASDEAHRRWWEVYRTMPSVLQSYCGLDKETDDRLKKWRERAKVNTNFSDGHWKIQIKDPRRKKMILSSSDR; encoded by the exons ATGGAGAACGACGACGAAGCTGACAAACTCCGCCTTCTAACCCAAACAGTCGACGTCCAATTCGATCGCGTGAACGAGAAAATCGTATGGAAAGACCTTTTCCCCGAGTGGATAAACGAAGACGAAACCTTCAAAACCTCTTCTTGTCCAGAGATTCCTCTGTCAATAGTGAACCTGACGGGCCTTGACGTAGTTATCGCCAGAGTCCCCTGCGGCGGCGGAGGAGGAAGTGATGTCGAGGATGGTGCGGAAGTAAAGGACGTGTTTAGACTGCAACTTAATCTTATTGTAGCGGATTTGATGGTGAGGAATGGTTGGCAGGATCAGAAACAGAGGAGGAAGGACGTTTATGCGGTGTTCGTTGGGAGttgcggcggcggcggaggagCCATGTGGGAGATTTTTAGGTGCGAAGATTTGTTATGGCATGAAGGAGATGTATGGGTTTATAAGCCAGACTTGTGGAGATTGAAAGAGAAGCTTACCATGCCTGTTGGTTCATGTCAACTTGCTCCTCCTTATAATTCAAAAACATCag AAAGATTCATATTCTATTCTCTATTTAAA gaaaAAACTCGACGATTAGAAAGTAGCGGCCACCGCCGGAGAGAGGCGTACGTGACAGTTCTCCACTCATCGGAAAGTTACGTTTGCGGCGCCATTGCCTTAGCCCATAGTATCCGGCGAAGTAACTCAACAAAAGACCTAGTCCTCCTAGCCGACGATTCCATTTCTCCGGTATCCCTCCTCGGTCTCCGACGAGTCGGTTGGAAGATCAAACGTATCCAACGCATCAAATCTCCCCACGCCGAGAAAGGCGCTTACAACGAATGGAATTACAGCAAACTCCGAATCTGGGAACTCATACATTACGACAAGATCATCTTCATCGATTCCGATTTCCTAGTCCTCGAAAACCTAGACAGTTTCTTCGATTACCCTGAATTATCTGCCGTGGGAAACAGCCGCGACATCTTCAACTCCGGCGTGATGTTGGTGGAGCCGTCGATCTGTAAGTTCAAGAAACTAATGGAGATTAAAGATTTGGTGGGTTCTTATAACGGAGGTGATCAGGgttttttgaatcaaataatcGTTTGGTGGCATCGATGGCCTACGAGATTGAACTTTTTAAAGGCGTTTCCTTTGGAAATGGGGGATGAGATTCATGAGAAGTTACCTTTAAGGGTATCGGCTTTGCATTATTTGGGATGGAAACCTTGGATGTGTTATAGGGATTATGATTGTAATTGGGATATGGAAGGAAGAAGGATGTTTGCTAGTGATGAAGCTCATAGAAGATGGTGGGAAGTTTATAGGACGATGCCGAGTGTATTGCAATCGTATTGTGGGCTTGATAAAGAGACGGATGATAGGCTTAAGAAATGGAGAGAAAGGGCAAAGGTTAATACCAATTTCAGTGATGGACATTGGAAGATTCAAATCAAGGATCCGAGaaggaagaagatgattcttAGCTCATCTGAtcgatga
- the LOC124926297 gene encoding GDSL esterase/lipase At1g54790-like, translating into MASKSLNLVFAIATLVISTSVFPLCTSLSLKYPAIFNFGDSNSDTGNMLAGKGGSLHAPYGKDFRSPSGRFSDGRLVVDFLAKEMGLPYLNPYLESTGAPNFKRGCNFAAAGATILPAKGDSFCPFSFDIQVLQFIRFKARVAQLRARSSHKGGKKRMAVNILSLLPKEEYFEKGIYMFDIGQNDVGGVFWSNKTQDQIFVWISTVIDAFKQGLEELYSNGARNFWIHNTGPVGCLPETLTYFGPTTNRSNVDAFGCLKDHNEADKAFNLQLAKLCNDLQKKWPKANITYVDIYNIKYDLIANHTRHGFEESIMGCCGYGGPPTNFNSSIPCGSKVVLKGEKFKSKVCQNSTKYVSWDGTHYGQSANRFVASQILNGNYIYPALSNKMSNLIFP; encoded by the exons ATGGCTTCCAAAAGCTTGAATCTAGTATTTGCAATTGCAACCCTTGTGATTTCAACCTCTGTTTTTCCTCTTTGCACCTCCTTATCATTAAAATATCCGGCGATTTTCAATTTCGGAGATTCAAATTCCGATACCGGCAACATGCTCGCCGGAAAGGGAGGTTCTCTCCACGCTCCCTACGGAAAGGATTTCAGAAGCCCGTCCGGTAGATTTTCCGATGGCCGGCTCGTCGTCGATTTTTTAG CAAAGGAAATGGGGCTTCCATATTTAAATCCTTATTTGGAATCTACCGGCGCCCCCAATTTCAAAAGAGGCTGCAATTTCGCAGCCGCCGGAGCCACCATTCTTCCTGCAAAGGGTGATTCCTTTTGCCCCTTTTCATTTGATATTCAGGTGCTTCAGTTCATCAGATTCAAAGCTCGCGTCGCCCAACTTCGTGCTCGCAGCAGCCACA AAGGAGGAAAAAAAAGAATGGCGGTGAATATATTATCATTGTTGCCTAAAGAAGAGTATTTCGAAAAAGGGATTTACATGTTTGATATTGGTCAAAACGACGTCGGAGGAGTCTTCTGGTCCAACAAAACTCAAGATCAAATCTTTGTTTGGATTTCCACAGTTATAGATGCTTTCAAACAAGGCCTTGAG GAATTATACTCTAACGGGGCTAGAAACTTCTGGATTCATAACACTGGTCCGGTAGGGTGCTTGCCGGAAACTCTTACCTATTTTGGGCCGACAACCAATAGATCAAATGTTGACGCATTTGGTTGTTTGAAAGATCACAACGAGGCCGATAAGGCGTTTAACTTACAACTTGCTAAACTTTGTAACGATTTGCAAAAAAAATGGCCGAAAGCAAACATAACCTATGTTGACATTTACAACATAAAGTATGACCTCATTGCCAATCACACTAGACATG GATTCGAGGAGAGCATAATGGGGTGTTGTGGCTATGGAGGTCCACCGACAAACTTTAATAGTAGTATCCCTTGTGGGTCGAAAGTGGTTCTAAAAGGAGAGAAATTCAAATCAAAAGTGTGTCAAAACAGCACTAAGTATGTGAGTTGGGATGGCACTCATTATGGTCAATCTGCTAACCGTTTTGTTGCTTCACAAATTCTCAATGGAAATTACATTTATCCAGCATTGTCAAACAAGATGTCAAATCTCATTTTTccttag
- the LOC124926064 gene encoding histone H2AX-like: protein MTSAGATTKGGRGKPKATKSVTKSSKAGLQFPVGRISRFLKVGKYAERVGAGAPVYLAAVLEYLAAEVLELAGNAARDNKKNRIVPRHIQLAVRNDEELSKLLGTVTIANGGVLPNIHQNLLPRKAGKDKSEIGSASQEF from the exons ATGACTTCTGCCGGAGCAACAACCAAGGGCGGCCGTGGTAAGCCAAAGGCTACAAAATCTGTGACGAAATCTTCAAAGGCAGGTCTACAATTCCCCGTCGGAAGAATCTCCCGATTTCTCAAGGTCGGAAAGTACGCTGAACGTGTCGGAGCCGGAGCTCCTGTCTATCTCGCCGCCGTCCTCGAATACCTCGCTGCCGAG GTTTTGGAATTGGCTGGAAATGCTGCAAGAGATAACAAGAAGAATAGGATAGTTCCAAGGCATATTCAACTGGCAGTTAGGAACGATGAAGAACTGAGCAAGCTTTTGGGAACGGTTACCATTGCTAATGGAGGTGTTCTTCCTAATATCCATCAAAATCTTTTGCCCAGGAAAGCTGGCAAAGATAAATCTGAGATTGGATCTGCCTCTCAGGAGTTTTAA
- the LOC124927235 gene encoding probable sphingolipid transporter spinster homolog 2 isoform X3, translated as MSIIAIQISGFVLSSPVIEILQDYTKNWRITALILTSVLFLAASTWFLGIYVHKTDKLLEDPDEITDKCIKTHLIEEKAEKVETAGEL; from the exons ATGTCCATCATTGCAATTCAAATATCCGGATTTGTGCTTTCCTCACCAGTTATTGAGATTCTTCAG GATTATACTAAAAACTGGAGGATCACAGCTCTTATTTTAACATCTGTTCTTTTTCTGGCAGCCTCAACATGGTTCTTAG GGATCTATGTTCACAAGACAGATAAATTGTTGGAGGATCCAGATGAGATAACTGACAAGTGTATCAAAACACATTTGATTGAAGAGAAAGCTGAAAAAGTCGAAACAGCAGGGGAACTATAA
- the LOC124927235 gene encoding probable sphingolipid transporter spinster homolog 1 isoform X2 has protein sequence MHKAPPLISNIMNGYLASLFGRMIQMVFGGIKVVCGMVGTVVGGYVLDLMSSTISNAFKDYTKNWRITALILTSVLFLAASTWFLDKLLEDPDEITDKCIKTHLIEEKAEKVETAGEL, from the exons ATGCACAAGGCTCCCCCCCTTATAAGCAATATTATGAATGGTTATCTTGCTTCTCTCTTTGGAAGAATGATTCAGATGGTTTTTGGAGGGATTAAAGTTGTTTGTGGGATGGTTGGAACTGTAGTTGGAGGTTATGTTCTTGATCTCATGTCTTCCACAATCTCCAATGCTTTTAag GATTATACTAAAAACTGGAGGATCACAGCTCTTATTTTAACATCTGTTCTTTTTCTGGCAGCCTCAACATGGTTCTTAG ATAAATTGTTGGAGGATCCAGATGAGATAACTGACAAGTGTATCAAAACACATTTGATTGAAGAGAAAGCTGAAAAAGTCGAAACAGCAGGGGAACTATAA
- the LOC124928153 gene encoding pentatricopeptide repeat-containing protein At5g39980, chloroplastic: METFSFSFTTIYGHLNSSSIPSTNYLHINIRPIQYSSPRRIQAKHYVLMAMPHSSSSSSWKDVWRKETSSNNAISSGTTQQIYRRRHQVQHLDHSVDMEELLNSISQTTDERQLFAIMSPYKDRQLSIRFMVGLLSRESDWQRSLALLDWINEQAMYTPSVFAYNVVLRNVLRSKQWPVARGLFEEMRQKALSPDRYTYSMLITHFGKEAMFDDALSYLQMMEQENVPGDLVLYSNLIELSRKLCDYSKAISIFSRLKRSGITPDLVAYNSMINVYGKAKLFREARSLIDEMKSAGVEPDTVTYSTLLSVYVENQYFFEGLSVFSDMIEAKCPLDLTTCNIMIDVYGQLDMAKQSDELFWSMRKMRIEPNVVSYNTLLKVYGEAELFGEAIHLFRLMQTKDILQNVITYNTMIKIYGKSLEHEKANNLIKEMQTRGIQPNAITYSTIISIWSKAGKLDKAAMMFQKLRSSGVEIDQVLYQTMIIAYERAGLIGHAKRLLHDVKSPDSSMPRETAVRILARAGRVDEATWVFRQAYDSNEIKDISVFYCMIELYSRNKKHGNAVEVFEKMRKSGYFPDSKTVAMVLNACGMVREFGKAEEIYEKMEEEGCVFQDEVHFQMLSLYGMRRDFGKVENLYKSLELNPSINKRELHLVVASIYERNNRLNDASRIVNRLNYSNI; the protein is encoded by the coding sequence ATGGAGACGTTCTCCTTCTCCTTCACCACCATTTATGGCCATCTTAATAGTAGTAGTATACCATCCACTAATTATCTACACATCAACATACGTCCAATTCAGTATTCCTCTCCAAGGAGGATTCAAGCAAAACATTATGTACTTATGGCAATGCcacattcatcttcttcttcttcatggaAAGATGTCTGGAGAAAAGAAACCTCATCTAACAATGCAATCTCATCAGGAACGACACAACAAATCTACCGCCGGAGACACCAGGTACAACATTTGGATCACAGCGTCGACATGGAAGAATTGCTAAACTCAATTAGTCAGACCACAGATGAACGCCAACTGTTCGCTATAATGTCACCTTATAAAGACCGGCAACTTTCGATTCGATTTATGGTAGGTCTTCTTTCACGTGAATCTGACTGGCAAAGGTCGCTCGCATTGCTAGATTGGATCAATGAACAAGCTATGTACACTCCTTCCGTCTTCGCTTACAACGTCGTCTTGCGCAACGTCCTTCGTTCAAAACAATGGCCGGTTGCACGCGGCCTGTTTGAAGAAATGCGCCAGAAAGCACTTTCTCCCGATAGGTATACATATTCAATGCTCATCACTCATTTCGGGAAAGAAGCTATGTTTGATGATGCTCTCTCCTATCTTCAGATGATGGAACAGGAAAACGTCCCTGGCGATCTTGTACTGTATAGTAATCTGATCGAATTATCTCGTAAACTTTGTGATTACTCCAAAGCAATATCAATCTTCTCCCGATTGAAACGATCCGGTATCACACCTGACCTAGTTGCCTACAATTCAATGATCAACGTCTACGGTAAGGCCAAGCTTTTCCGGGAAGCAAGATCGTTAATCGACGAGATGAAATCCGCTGGAGTTGAACCTGATACCGTGACCTACTCTACACTCTTGAGCGTATACGTCGAGAATCAATACTTCTTCGAGGGATTATCAGTCTTCTCCGATATGATCGAGGCGAAATGCCCTCTCGATCTTACCACATGTAATATAATGATCGACGTCTACGGGCAGCTCGATATGGCGAAACAATCCGACGAACTGTTCTGGAGCATGAGAAAGATGAGAATTGAACCGAACGTTGTGAGTTACAACACGCTCTTGAAGGTCTATGGTGAAGCCGAGCTTTTCGGAGAAGCCATACATCTCTTTAGACTAATGCAGACGAAGGACATATTACAAAATGTTATAACCTACAACACGATGATCAAGATATACGGGAAATCACTCGAGCACGAGAAAGCGAACAACCTAATCAAAGAAATGCAGACCCGAGGAATACAACCGAACGCCATTACTTACTCGACGATAATCTCGATATGGAGCAAGGCCGGGAAATTGGACAAAGCAGCGATGATGTTTCAGAAACTGAGATCGTCGGGGGTGGAGATCGATCAAGTTCTTTACCAGACAATGATTATAGCTTACGAGAGAGCCGGTTTGATAGGTCATGCCAAACGTCTTCTTCACGACGTTAAATCGCCCGATAGTAGTATGCCTCGGGAGACTGCAGTTAGGATTCTGGCTAGAGCTGGAAGAGTAGACGAGGCGACTTGGGTTTTCAGGCAGGCTTACGATTCCAACGAGATTAAGGATATATCAGTCTTCTATTGTATGATTGAATTGTACTCAAGGAATAAGAAACACGGGAATGCGGTTGAGGTTTTCGAGAAGATGAGAAAATCGGGGTATTTCCCTGATTCAAAAACGGTTGCGATGGTTTTGAATGCTTGTGGAATGGTGCGGGAGTTTGGGAAGGCGGAGGAGATTTACGAAAAGATGGAGGAAGAGGGTTGTGTTTTTCAGGACGAGGTTCATTTCCAGATGCTTAGTCTTTATGGAATGAGACGGGATTTTGGTAAGGTTGAAAATCTATACAAGAGTCTTGAATTGAATCCCAGTATTAACAAGAGGGAATTGCATCTTGTTGTTGCTAGTATTTATGAGAGAAATAATAGACTAAATGATGCTTCTAGAATCGTTAATCGTTTGAACTACAGCAACATTTGa
- the LOC124925627 gene encoding GPI mannosyltransferase 1, translated as MPLTSIRSLLIFSAVLRLLLIIFGEWQDTHMEVRYTDVDYLVFSDAASFMASGKSPYTRTTYRYSPMIAFLLIPNTLIHPTWGKFIFSLADLLVGWFIQVILRLRGVPESVSTNYVMLWLFNPFTFTIGTRGNCEPVVCAMVLWFIICLMKGKLLQAAFWYGLVVHLRIYPIIYALPIILALESLHFRLGKKPLLEQWNSELSSDCQNVNRGFQLRGILGNLFTRERLMFGLTSGAVFFVFTGLFYYLYGWEFLHEALLYHLSRADPRHNFSIYFYHIYLHYENKLSVIEKLISFLPQFLVQLALILRFAQDLPFCFFIQTVAFVAFNKVVTAQYFVWFFCLLPLILPWSNVKMKWRGLLAIFIWIGAQIHWLFWGYLLEFKGKQVFQQLWAASLIFLAANTFILFILMQNHRYSPLFKQIGIANSDGIKED; from the exons ATGCCATTGACAAGCATTCGTTCTTTGCTTATCTTCTCGGCGGTTCTGCGTCTTCTTCTAATCATCTTTGGAGAATGGCAAGACACGCATATGGAGGTCCGATACACGGATGTCGATTATCTTGTCTTCTCTGATGCTGCATCTTTCATGGCCTCAGGCAAATCTCCATACACAAGGACAACTTATCGATATTCGCCTATGATCGCCTTCCTTCTTATACCCAATACACTCATTCATCCTACTTGGGGGAAATTTATCTTCTCTCTTGCAG ATTTGCTTGTAGGGTGGTTTATCCAAGTGATTTTGAGGCTAAGAGGGGTTCCCGAGAGTGTAAGCACGAATTATGTGATGTTGTGGCTCTTTAATCCATTTACATTCACAATAGGAACCCGAGGGAATTGTGAGCCAGTTGTTTGCGCAATGGTTTTATGGTTTATCATCTGTCTCATGAAGG GTAAACTCTTACAAGCTGCATTTTGGTATGGACTTGTTGTTCATCTTAGAATCTATCCTATAATCTATGCACTTCCTATCATCCTTGCCCTTGAATCACTCCACTTCCGTTTGGGCAAAAAGCCTCTCCTCGAGCAATGGAATTCTGAGCTAAGTTCAGATTGCCAAAATGTCAACCGTGGATTCCAACTGAGGGGTATCTTGGGAAATTTATTTACGCGAGAAAGACTTATGTTTGGACTAACCTCCGGTGCTGTTTTCTTCGTATTCACTGGACTTTTCTACTATCTCTATGGTTGGGAGTTCTTGCACGAGGCACTACTCTATCATCTCTCTCGAGCAGACCCAAGACATAACTTCTCAATATACTTTTACCACATCTATCTACATTATGAGAATAAATTATCTGTGATAGAAAAGCTCATTTCTTTTCTGCCTCAGTTCTTAGTACAACTGGCTCTCATCCTCCGCTTTGCGCAGGATTTACCATTCTGTTTCTTCATTCAGACAGTTGCCTTTGTAGCATTCAATAAG GTAGTTACAGCacaatattttgtttggtttttctGCTTGTTACCTCTCATTCTTCCATGGAGTAATGTTAAGATGAAATGGCGAGGTCTATTAGCCATTTTTATTTGGATTGGAGCCCAAATCCATTGGTTATTTTGGGGTTACCTTCTCGAGTTCAAAGGCAAGCAAGTCTTTCAACAGTTGTGGGCTGCAAGCTTAATATTCTTGGCAGCCAATACTTTCATCCTTTTCATACTAATGCAGAATCACAGATACTCGCCATTGTTCAAACAGATTGGAATTGCAAATTCCGATGGAATAAAAGAAGACTAA
- the LOC124926063 gene encoding 4-coumarate--CoA ligase-like 9, which produces MENLNSGFCKETKTFHSLRSPVDLPSPEEFPLSVADFAFSLLSSWPWYTSSTAYLIDSATGNRLSYSEFIQRVKNLAGSLKSRIPLSKGDAAFVLLPNSTYVPILYFSLLSLGLIVCPSNPAADESETQRQMQIGKPVIAFTTFENRHKTSGLKYGTISIDSSEFESMMECHTHNEIAKVDVSQNDIAAIIFSSGTTGLVKGVELTHKNLISVIRIYHDLRRGREFPAVQLLTTPLFHIYGFFYSLRAVALCETAVIWTSSVFDEKEFLKAVEEFRVTHAAATPPLLGAMVMGDVTDGYDTTSLESVACGGAPLKKSVIESFGKKFPGALIRQGYGLTESSGAAFRSLCEEECRNWGSVGRLLPNFEAKIAGLGSEFESGLPPMKKGELWIRGPTIMRGYVDDLEASSRALSDDGWLRTGDFCYIDEEGFLFVVDRIKELIQCDGYQVSPAEIEQILHSHSLIADAAVIGNGDEEKSAVAFVVVKDKNILSEVEVMDFIKEKLHDHQIIRKVTFVSFIPKSPAGKILRKDLKASFLI; this is translated from the exons ATGGAAAATCTTAATAGCGGTTTCTGTAAAGAGACAAAAACCTTTCATAGCTTAAGATCTCCAGTTGACCTACCTTCGCCGGAGGAATTTCCTTTATCCGTCGCCGATTTCGCATTTTCTCTACTCTCATCTTGGCCGTGGTACACTTCATCCACGGCTTATCTGATTGATTCGGCTACCGGAAACCGCCTTTCTTACTCTGAGTTCATTCAGCGAGTTAAAAACCTCGCCGGTTCTCTCAAAAGCAGAATCCCTCTTTCTAAAGGCGACGCCGCGTTCGTTCTCCTTCCTAATTCAACATATGTTCCGATACTTTACTTCTCTCTGCTTTCTCTCGGTTTAATTGTTTGTCCTTCCAATCCTGCTGCCGATGAATCTGAGACTCAACGGCAAATGCAAATTGGGAAGCCTGTGATTGCTTTCACCACTTTCGAAAATCGTCACAAGACTTCGGGACTGAAATACGGAACGATTTCGATTGACTCGTCGGAATTCGAGTCAATGATGGAGTGTCATACTCATAACGAAATCGCCAAAGTAGATGTGAGTCAGAACGACATCGCTGCGATTATCTTTTCCTCAGGTACGACAGGTTTGGTGAAAGGAGTTGAGTTGACTCACAAGAATTTGATCTCGGTCATCAGAATCTACCACGATCTACGTAGAGGACGGGAGTTTCCGGCGGTGCAGTTATTGACGACTCCTCTTTTTCACATATACGGTTTCTTTTATAGTCTGAGGGCTGTGGCCCTTTGTGAGACTGCAGTAATTTGGACCAGTAGCGTGTTTGATGAGAAGGAATTCCTGAAAGCGGTGGAGGAGTTTCGTGTCACGCATGCAGCAGCGACTCCGCCGCTGCTAGGGGCGATGGTTATGGGAGATGTGACTGACGGGTATGATACGACGTCGTTGGAGAGTGTTGCTTGCGGTGGAGCTCCGCTTAAGAAAAGCGTGATAGAATCTTTCGGGAAGAAGTTTCCTGGGGCTTTAATACGACAG gGGTATGGATTAACTGAATCATCGGGAGCAGCATTCAGATCATTATGTGAAGAAGAATGTAGGAATTGGGGTTCGGTTGGGAGGCTTTTGCCAAACTTtgaggctaaaattgcaggGTTGGGATCTGAATTTGAGTCGGGGTTGCCGCCCATGAAGAAAGGCGAGCTTTGGATTCGAGGACCCACTATCATGAGAG GGTATGTTGATGATCTGGAAGCAAGTTCTAGGGCATTGAGTGATGATGGGTGGCTAAGAACAGGCGATTTTTGTTACATTGATGAAGAAGGATTCCTTTTTGTCGTCGATAGGATTAAGGAATTGATACAATGCGACGGTTACCAAGTATCTCCGGCGGAAATTGAACAAATTCTTCATAGTCATTCACTGATTGCAGATGCAGCAGTTATAGGAAATGGTGATGAAGAGAAGTCGGCTGTGGCTTTTGTTGTTGTTAAAGACAAAAATATCCTCAGTGAAGTTGAGGTTATGGATTTTATAAAGGAAAAGTTACACGATCATCAAATTATAAGGAAGGTGACATTTGTGAGTTTTATACCCAAGTCTCCGGCTGGAAAGATTTTGCGTAAAGACTTGAAAGCGAGTTTTCTTATCTAG
- the LOC124927235 gene encoding probable sphingolipid transporter spinster homolog 2 isoform X1 has translation MHKAPPLISNIMNGYLASLFGRMIQMVFGGIKVVCGMVGTVVGGYVLDLMSSTISNAFKDYTKNWRITALILTSVLFLAASTWFLGIYVHKTDKLLEDPDEITDKCIKTHLIEEKAEKVETAGEL, from the exons ATGCACAAGGCTCCCCCCCTTATAAGCAATATTATGAATGGTTATCTTGCTTCTCTCTTTGGAAGAATGATTCAGATGGTTTTTGGAGGGATTAAAGTTGTTTGTGGGATGGTTGGAACTGTAGTTGGAGGTTATGTTCTTGATCTCATGTCTTCCACAATCTCCAATGCTTTTAag GATTATACTAAAAACTGGAGGATCACAGCTCTTATTTTAACATCTGTTCTTTTTCTGGCAGCCTCAACATGGTTCTTAG GGATCTATGTTCACAAGACAGATAAATTGTTGGAGGATCCAGATGAGATAACTGACAAGTGTATCAAAACACATTTGATTGAAGAGAAAGCTGAAAAAGTCGAAACAGCAGGGGAACTATAA